In Arthrobacter sp. CJ23, the genomic window GCCAGATCGCCTCCCGGGGAGACCACAATGTCTCCGAGGCCCAGCCAATCAGCCATGAGCCTCAGTTCGGCGGCAAGCTCGACGGCGGTGTCCGCCGGAGCGTCCGGCTCACCGTGCGCCGAACGCACCAGCAGCTGCCCGGCCGCGCGGTCGGACTTCAGGTCAACCCGCGCCACGATGCCTTCGCGAAGGAGGAATGGCAGCACGTAGTACCCGAAGCGCCGTTTGGCCGCCGGCGTGTAGATCTCGATTCTGTAGTGGAAACCGAACAGTTCCTCCAAGCGCCGCCGCTCAAAGACCAGCGGGTCGAAGGGACTGAGCAGGGCCCTGCCCGTGGCTGCCCGGGGAAGCCTGGCGCTGGCGTGCCGGTACAGCGGCCGGTCCCAGCCCCGTACCGTCACCCGTTCCAGGCGCCCGGCGTCGATGAGCCGTTGGACGGAGGGGGCTGCCGCTTTCACGGGCGTCCGGAAATAGTCCGCGAAGCAGCGGTCGGTGCCGATGCCGTGGGCCTCGGCTGCGGCGTCAATGAGCCGGTCCATGGATGCCGACGCAGCTTCGGGGTCGGGTTCCAGCCGGTTGTCGACGGCGGACAGCTGCGGGAGGATGCGCGAGGTCAGCGCGTAGCGTCGTTCGAACTGTTCGGTCCGCGATGCCGACGTCACCAGCCCTTCCTCAAAGAGGTGCTCCAGGACCCGCTTGACGACGTTCCAGTTCCAGCCCCAGTTATCGGGCTGCGTGTCTTCCTCGTGGCCCAGATGGGCGGTGAGCTCAGAGGCGGTCATGGGCCGCGCCGCGGCCAAGGTAGCCAGAATCCGGCGCGCCATGGCCTCCCGGAAGTCCGGATCCATGTTGTGGGCGCCCACCCACGTGCGGTTCTGCCACAGGACCAAGTCCTGGAAATGCTGGGGGCGGATAAAGCTGGCTTCGTGGGCCCAGTACTCCATCATCCGGCGGGGGCTGCGGCCGGCCATGGTGTGAAGGATGGAACGGTCGTAGTTGCCGAGCCGGGAAAAGAAGGGCAGGTAGTGGCTCCGGGACAGGACGTTGACGGAGTCGATCTGGACCAGCTGCATCCTGTCAAAGGTACGGCCCACCGCCCGTGGGGTCACGGGGCCGGCGGGCCGTTCCTTTTCCAGTCCTTGGGCTGCCAATGC contains:
- a CDS encoding winged helix-turn-helix domain-containing protein produces the protein MTASLSLSQARRIALAAQGLEKERPAGPVTPRAVGRTFDRMQLVQIDSVNVLSRSHYLPFFSRLGNYDRSILHTMAGRSPRRMMEYWAHEASFIRPQHFQDLVLWQNRTWVGAHNMDPDFREAMARRILATLAAARPMTASELTAHLGHEEDTQPDNWGWNWNVVKRVLEHLFEEGLVTSASRTEQFERRYALTSRILPQLSAVDNRLEPDPEAASASMDRLIDAAAEAHGIGTDRCFADYFRTPVKAAAPSVQRLIDAGRLERVTVRGWDRPLYRHASARLPRAATGRALLSPFDPLVFERRRLEELFGFHYRIEIYTPAAKRRFGYYVLPFLLREGIVARVDLKSDRAAGQLLVRSAHGEPDAPADTAVELAAELRLMADWLGLGDIVVSPGGDLAAALVEETARL